The nucleotide window atacatatatatatatatatatatatatatatatatatatatatatatatatatatatatatatatatagtagtataaaatatatataatagagaGGGACCAGCTAAATTGCCATTTACTAAATTTACCTCTATATCTGCAACAAAGATCGTCAgtaattataatcaaaatctCGTTACAAAGAATTATGTGGATATAAAACTCTGCATTTGTTAAGTAACATACACATTTGCTGTAATCCTAGCAATGATGCTATGTTTGTGACTTTTGTCATTGTATTCGCTTAAATAATTTTGCTTATTGGATATTGTGTGCATTAAATGTGAAACAAACACTAGAAGAATGTGTAAAATGCCCAACCTTCTGGTATTTGAACTGAAAATGCAATATAACAATTTGCTACCATTTATTACTGATTAGTACTAGTTTGTGTTTTAATCATGATAATATAGCTCCACAGCAAAATTAACACATAATCATGTTGAAACTTTTGATGAAACAGTTAACTTCACTAATTTTCCAGTTATAATTCTAAATTAATGCAAGaaattctatatttaaaatCACTTTGGCAGGTACAGGACCTAGTTCTATAACTTCATCAAGACCCTAAAATGATCTTTTAACATccatcaaaatcaaataatctCAGCCCTAAAGATTGAACTGCAGCAATTGtgttaatttgataaaatggcATGATTTTCTGTATGATAAGGTGAATTTGATCTGAAAGCTGGGAATGCCAGACCTCTGTGAACCTCAGCACATTGAAGTTATTTGGACTGAAAGTACAGGGGTCAGTGTCTCACTAAACAAGGTTTTTCCATTGCTTCATAAAACCAATATTTGCCTATGGTGGTGGAATAGTAATGAAATGGGGTGGTTTGTTATGGGCTACACTTGCACACATGCAATTCTATTGGAGCTAGAAAACTTTGAAATCTAATCtcaaaaaatgtcaagttaATAGTTGCCTGCTTAACTTTATCAGTTTTTGACTTGTCATCTGACAAGTGAAAAATGATGGTggttatttttcttctatttttaattgaaactaaaatatattgttttattttaattaccaAATCTTtagtatgaaaaaattaaataaatattttgtttaggtGAGGTAAATGTAGTACAAGTAGAAGCCATGACCTGGAAAGATTCCGTAAAAATTCCAGTAGCAACACTTAAGGCTGGTGGTCCCAACAGTCAAGTATTGTTAGATCTGTCATTCCCCGATCCTCCAGTTACATTCTCCCTCATACAAGGTAAGTAAAAAAGCTTATTTGTAATGAATTGGATGTAATCAATTGTTATAAATTAgagtctattttataaatttgttttagtcAAAAACACTgaataaaatgtgattttattttcagaattaataaacttttttttataggaAATGGACCAGTTCACATAATTGGACACCACCTGATTGGTAGTCCAATGGAGGAATTTGATGAAATGGACGAACTAGAAGAAGAAATGTTAGATGATGAAGAGGGCGAAGAAGGCGCTGTAagtataatatttgtaaatgaAATACATTCTGTTCAACCTCACAAACTTcactttttcattgaaaagtctAATTGAAAATCTggaaatgttttgaaaaagaGTATAGAACAAGAATGGATGACCTGTATCAGGAAAAATCTGTGGCCCTCAAAGGGTTTACTACCTATATAAGATTAAAACCTTTCAACCCTctaaccaaaattttttaagtacTGAAGCTTTTGTTTATaggaaaatttgttaaaaatcataCCTTAATAATACCACTACTGTAGTCATTGGAAAGTTatcaatattatgaaatatagtAAAGCATCTGCACTGAGAAAAAGAAATGTGTTTGGTTGATTTGGTCATTATTTACATTGGGATCCATATTGACTTAATATTAAGTAAAGTAGATAAGTCTAGGATTGAGGCGGCTACAGACTATGATTTAGTGGGGCCGACAAATAGCCTAACCAAATCGTGTTTTGCTTCAGATTTCACGACCAACACGATGTAGTCAATCTAATTTGTGTTGGCATGTCTACTATATCTTGATTTGTGGTCACACAAAACCACAATAGATTATCAGGTCTATACACAAACTACAATCTATTATGGCTCTGCTTAACCAACATAAGTTGGAAATTGTTCTAACAGCATTAACGTTGATGGAAAGCGGGCTAGACTTCTGTATTGTGATGGATTGTGTTGGGGTTTGGTATGTAAAATGGGATGggagtaaatatgaaaaataaaattgcagaAACAGCTTCTTTGATCATTATAATGTGTTCTGGGCTTATCAAATCtgtaaatacaataattttttccaaacaaaGTGTTTGGATAATTTCCAAGATGGAGATCCTACTTATCCTAAAACATGTGAAAAAAGGTACAATACAAAGATACGCACAGATAGATGACTTGCTGCAACTAATTGACAAAATAAGGTTATCTCTATGAGACAGTGCATCTTGATTTAGAGTTCATGACTCCGGAAGGAGTTGACAGTCAAAGAATTGAAGCTTCATGGTGATCAGTGTGTTCATACTTGCATAGGAGTAGTGTAAGAAAGGAAACATGTCCCAGATATGTAGTTAAATACCAATAGCAATGTTGGTGCATGAAAAATGACATAGTTTCAAAACTTGTTAGGTGAAATTGTAGATTTGTATAAAGtgtgaaataaacaatttgttaGGTTGGGTTATAGGTCGTATCAAACTCTCAAAGTTATTTCAAgcaatttcttttcaaattatacacTATTCGTGcgattttttagtttcaaaatctttttttgtccAATTACAGCGTAGATTCACTTTCTCATTTCTgcaatgaatattaaaatattttgaatcctcATGAGGATTAAACCTACATACCAAACCTCATCAACTTCCGTCTCTGTTAAGATACAGAAATCTTACAAAGGAATGAAATCCATCCAACAGTGCTACACACTTTATGATTTGGTTGAATAATCAGTTGGAACGACAGGATTATAGTCTACATTCGACCTGATATCACAGCTGATCCGACCAATTTATCCTGTCGACCCGGCCAAATGATATAGTCTATAGTTGCCTTTAATCTTACCActgtcaaaaatttgttttgtaattctTCGTTTTTGTCAAGATTAAAAGgtcatattaatattttgttaatgtgtttatttaataaagtgAAGTTGGAAAATTTCAGAAGGTGAacagaatatattttgtatgtatgaGTGTGTGTGAGAGTGCTGAGCATTGAGCTTGCCTCTATATTGCTTTTCCTTATTCATTTGTGCAATTATTAGTAAATGATccacttttcaatttttaaaatggatttcATTCAAACATCGATTTAAATTGCATGATTTGTAAAAACTGTATATTGGTAATGCAACAAAGAATGTtccatttcttttattaatgataaatttcacTGAAATTCCGTTTTCGAACTAGAATCTTATTAAGTGTCTAAATAAAAGCGgctttccaaataattttcatttcaatgcGTTCAACATACTGCTTTTATATGTGAAAAAACATCGAAAACGTCTTTTGTAATTAAATGTTCTAAAATGTTCCTTATAGATGAATgtcattatttcaatatttattaaattaccaTTTCATAAGAAATCTCAGTcttattaaaatcacatttagGTAATTGATCACTGTGATTTCTGACATTGGTTCTGTTATGCTAGACATCAGACATATTGTTAGTAAAAACAAGTTACAAATAGTAATTAAAAAACcttttgtaacaaatttgaTATGTTGATATGAAATTTCTGGCAAACTGTAAGGGCTATGTCAGTTATGGTAAAAAAATCTTCTGCTggtatcaattttcaaaaatgtgcGAAATTTCATGGtttcatagatattttttcaatgaaaaggCTGAATATTGAGAGGctaattatttcattcaaactgGTAAAGAAAAACTGTATTCTGTGTTTTTTTACGAAATACTGGAACCTTATTTCAAACAACAAATACTTCTAGGTTTATACTAAACTTTTCTTTGAAGTTGAAgatgttttgaaaatagtatg belongs to Diorhabda carinulata isolate Delta chromosome X, icDioCari1.1, whole genome shotgun sequence and includes:
- the LOC130901678 gene encoding nucleoplasmin-like protein isoform X4, with translation MADEYFFALTLKGKTSEVWDPEAKGAEDYQGGHKLIIKQALLGPEATEGEVNVVQVEAMTWKDSVKIPVATLKAGGPNSQVLLDLSFPDPPVTFSLIQGNGPVHIIGHHLIGSPMEEFDEMDELEEEMLDDEEGEEGAEEDEEEDEPKSKKAKATNAKGKTPVKNNAKAAKK
- the LOC130901678 gene encoding nucleoplasmin-like protein isoform X3, yielding MVVSIHFAALTLKGKTSEVWDPEAKGAEDYQGGHKLIIKQALLGPEATEGEVNVVQVEAMTWKDSVKIPVATLKAGGPNSQVLLDLSFPDPPVTFSLIQGNGPVHIIGHHLIGSPMEEFDEMDELEEEMLDDEEGEEGAEEDEEEDEPKSKKAKATNAKGKTPVKNNAKAAKK